A DNA window from Scylla paramamosain isolate STU-SP2022 chromosome 10, ASM3559412v1, whole genome shotgun sequence contains the following coding sequences:
- the LOC135104547 gene encoding protein FAM200A-like: MKRQQLDASGSFHQQNAAVVEASFLVSLEIAKKKKPHTIEEELILPCAKTMVKLVLGEKSAEKLNAISLSNNKVQRQISQISDDIKEQVIQEIKRGGLFSIQLDESTDVQSCSQLLAFVRYVHDEDLKEEFLFCEPLEQSTKGEDVMQKLTEFFESDGLDWGNLCGICTDGAPAMLGSRLCRDMDAAHETLLFHTAVRWLSKGNVVQCVFELREEISLFLRIQNKQDLLSAWSADSFEIWLAYLVDIFKQLNTLNLELQGKGSLIIDFVDKIKAFIRKMENWRRKVGMGNLAMLETVSEIVEECDAAMQNLITQHLEALEGEFKRYFPDIQSLTFRLVRAPFTAPVTCIPGDNDDGQTELLTLQEDSGAKMKFETESLTVFWSSMAASYPNLCDLAFRHLLPFSSTYTCEATFSQLLHIKTKYHNRLEVKHDLRCALSETKPRIKKLVDNLQHHPSH, encoded by the exons ATGAAGAGACAGCAACTTGATGCCAGTGGTTCCTTTCACCAACAAAATGCTGCCGTAGTGGAGGCATCATTTCTTGTATCCCTTGaaatagcaaagaaaaagaagcctCACACAATTGAGGAGGAATTAATTTTGCCATGTGCCAAAACAATGGTAAAGCTTGTTTTGGGTGAGAAAAGTGCTGAAAAGCTGAATGCTATTTCACTCTCAAATAATAAAGTGCAACGCCAAATCTCCCAAATATCTGATGACATCAAAGAGCAGGTGatacaggaaattaaaagaggTGGATTATTCAGTATTCAACTCGATGAGTCCACTGACGTCCAGTCCTGCTCACAGCTCCTGGCTTTTGTAAGGTATGTTCATGATGAGGATCTGAAGGAGGAATTCTTGTTTTGTGAGCCTCTTGAACAATCTACAAAAGGTGAAGATGTAATGCAGAAACTTACAGAATTCTTTGAATCTGACGGTCTTGACTGGGGCAATCTCTGTGGGATATGCACGGACGGGGCTCCAGCCATGTTGGGTTCA AGACTCTGCCGAGATATGGATGCAGCTCATGAGACCCTCCTATTTCATACAGCAGTTCGCTGGCTATCAAAAGGAAATGTAGTTCAGTGTGTATTTGAGCTCAGAGAAGAGATCAGCCTCTTTCTCAGAATACAGAACAAGCAAGATTTGCTGTCAGCATGGTCAGCAGATAGCTTCGAAATATGGCTAGCCTATCTTGTTGACATATTTAAACAGTTGAACACACTGAACCTGGAACTCCAAGGGAAAGGAAGCTTGATAATCGATTTTGTGGACAAAATCAAAGCTTTCATTCGTAAGATGGAGAATTGGAGGCGCAAAGTTGGAATGGGAAACTTGGCAATGCTGGAGACAGTGTCAGAAATTGTAGAGGAGTGTGATGCTGCTATGCAGAACTTGATTACCCAACATCTTGAGGCCTTGGAAGGGGAATTTAAAAGATACTTCCCAGATATCCAAAGCCTAACTTTTCGGCTAGTAAGGGCCCCCTTCACTGCTCCAGTGACATGCATTCCtggtgacaatgatgatggCCAAACTGAGCTGTTGACACTTCAGGAGGATTCAGGAGCTAAGATGAAGTTTGAAACTGAATCTCTCACAGTATTTTGGTCATCAATGGCAGCTTCATACCCAAACTTATGTGACTTAGCTTTTCGCCACCTCCTACCATTTTCATCAACTTATACCTGTGAGGCTACATTCTCTCAACTACTCCACATTAAAACGAAATATCACAACAGACTTGAAGTGAAGCATGACCTACGGTGTGCTTTAAGTGAAACAAAACCAAGAATCAAGAAGCTTGTTGATAATCTGCAACATCACCCTTCACACTGA
- the LOC135104482 gene encoding vesicle transport protein SFT2A-like isoform X1 — translation MGKETKTPAGQSQPSSAMDKLRKALSGRETSDDQDEERGNIITQTEDTPLLRVIDNNSLSWNTRVKGFAICFVLGFVMSFLGSALLFLPKGLILFAVFYTIGNCLALSSTCFLMGPVNQCKKMFAKTRIIATIVMFLALFMTLIAAFVIHKKALALLMVIIQFLAMTWYSLSYIPYARDAAKKCFASCVE, via the exons ATGG GAAAAGAGACCAAGACTCCTGCTGGCCAGTCTCAGCCCAGCTCTGCCATGGACAAGCTCCGCAAGGCTCTCAGCGGCCGGGAGACCTCTGATGACCAGGATGAGGAGCGAGGGAACATCATCACTCAG aCAGAGGACACACCACTCCTGCGT GTGATTGATAACAACAGTCTCAGCTGGAACACCAGAGTGAAGGGGTTTGCAATTTGCTTCGTCCTTGGTTTTGTAATGTCCTTCCTTGGCTCAGCACTGTTGTTCCTTCCCAAAGGACTCATCTTGTTTGCTGTCTTTTACACCATTGGGAATTGTCTTGCTCTTTCCAG TACATGCTTCCTCATGGGGCCTGTCAACCAATGCAAGAAGATGTTTGCCAAGACCCGCATTATTGCCACCATTGTCATGTTTTTGGCACTCTTCATGACCCTCATTGCTGCTTTTGTG ATCCACAAGAAGGCCCTGGCACTGCTTATGGTGATCATACAGTTCCTGGCCATGACATGGTACTCCCTCTCGTACATTCCCTATGCACGGGATGCAGCCAAAAAGTGCTTTGCCTCCTGTGTGGAGTGA
- the LOC135104482 gene encoding vesicle transport protein SFT2A-like isoform X2, producing MGKETKTPAGQSQPSSAMDKLRKALSGRETSDDQDEERGNIITQVIDNNSLSWNTRVKGFAICFVLGFVMSFLGSALLFLPKGLILFAVFYTIGNCLALSSTCFLMGPVNQCKKMFAKTRIIATIVMFLALFMTLIAAFVIHKKALALLMVIIQFLAMTWYSLSYIPYARDAAKKCFASCVE from the exons ATGG GAAAAGAGACCAAGACTCCTGCTGGCCAGTCTCAGCCCAGCTCTGCCATGGACAAGCTCCGCAAGGCTCTCAGCGGCCGGGAGACCTCTGATGACCAGGATGAGGAGCGAGGGAACATCATCACTCAG GTGATTGATAACAACAGTCTCAGCTGGAACACCAGAGTGAAGGGGTTTGCAATTTGCTTCGTCCTTGGTTTTGTAATGTCCTTCCTTGGCTCAGCACTGTTGTTCCTTCCCAAAGGACTCATCTTGTTTGCTGTCTTTTACACCATTGGGAATTGTCTTGCTCTTTCCAG TACATGCTTCCTCATGGGGCCTGTCAACCAATGCAAGAAGATGTTTGCCAAGACCCGCATTATTGCCACCATTGTCATGTTTTTGGCACTCTTCATGACCCTCATTGCTGCTTTTGTG ATCCACAAGAAGGCCCTGGCACTGCTTATGGTGATCATACAGTTCCTGGCCATGACATGGTACTCCCTCTCGTACATTCCCTATGCACGGGATGCAGCCAAAAAGTGCTTTGCCTCCTGTGTGGAGTGA
- the LOC135104482 gene encoding vesicle transport protein SFT2A-like isoform X3, with product MDKLRKALSGRETSDDQDEERGNIITQTEDTPLLRVIDNNSLSWNTRVKGFAICFVLGFVMSFLGSALLFLPKGLILFAVFYTIGNCLALSSTCFLMGPVNQCKKMFAKTRIIATIVMFLALFMTLIAAFVIHKKALALLMVIIQFLAMTWYSLSYIPYARDAAKKCFASCVE from the exons ATGGACAAGCTCCGCAAGGCTCTCAGCGGCCGGGAGACCTCTGATGACCAGGATGAGGAGCGAGGGAACATCATCACTCAG aCAGAGGACACACCACTCCTGCGT GTGATTGATAACAACAGTCTCAGCTGGAACACCAGAGTGAAGGGGTTTGCAATTTGCTTCGTCCTTGGTTTTGTAATGTCCTTCCTTGGCTCAGCACTGTTGTTCCTTCCCAAAGGACTCATCTTGTTTGCTGTCTTTTACACCATTGGGAATTGTCTTGCTCTTTCCAG TACATGCTTCCTCATGGGGCCTGTCAACCAATGCAAGAAGATGTTTGCCAAGACCCGCATTATTGCCACCATTGTCATGTTTTTGGCACTCTTCATGACCCTCATTGCTGCTTTTGTG ATCCACAAGAAGGCCCTGGCACTGCTTATGGTGATCATACAGTTCCTGGCCATGACATGGTACTCCCTCTCGTACATTCCCTATGCACGGGATGCAGCCAAAAAGTGCTTTGCCTCCTGTGTGGAGTGA
- the LOC135104482 gene encoding vesicle transport protein SFT2A-like isoform X4: protein MDKLRKALSGRETSDDQDEERGNIITQVIDNNSLSWNTRVKGFAICFVLGFVMSFLGSALLFLPKGLILFAVFYTIGNCLALSSTCFLMGPVNQCKKMFAKTRIIATIVMFLALFMTLIAAFVIHKKALALLMVIIQFLAMTWYSLSYIPYARDAAKKCFASCVE from the exons ATGGACAAGCTCCGCAAGGCTCTCAGCGGCCGGGAGACCTCTGATGACCAGGATGAGGAGCGAGGGAACATCATCACTCAG GTGATTGATAACAACAGTCTCAGCTGGAACACCAGAGTGAAGGGGTTTGCAATTTGCTTCGTCCTTGGTTTTGTAATGTCCTTCCTTGGCTCAGCACTGTTGTTCCTTCCCAAAGGACTCATCTTGTTTGCTGTCTTTTACACCATTGGGAATTGTCTTGCTCTTTCCAG TACATGCTTCCTCATGGGGCCTGTCAACCAATGCAAGAAGATGTTTGCCAAGACCCGCATTATTGCCACCATTGTCATGTTTTTGGCACTCTTCATGACCCTCATTGCTGCTTTTGTG ATCCACAAGAAGGCCCTGGCACTGCTTATGGTGATCATACAGTTCCTGGCCATGACATGGTACTCCCTCTCGTACATTCCCTATGCACGGGATGCAGCCAAAAAGTGCTTTGCCTCCTGTGTGGAGTGA